From Trichoderma atroviride chromosome 1, complete sequence, one genomic window encodes:
- a CDS encoding uncharacterized protein (EggNog:ENOG41) — MTRGDSIPRYTHTMDFNPLDEQSPLADFWQMNDGLDSEDAAVIASLATQALQSKMGYEYEDSLGVNEPAEVANYTESRSSPQSQYSAIVQEEPAESFRGLMEDHDRGAQFSGADVTNDYDLEPSARGRISDTVAGFEEQAFMRDSNLHDPIYSLLNVSAALDEPRGTMTASQVVNEVLRNNELAEAQRQMDLNMQTLHSQAQLTPPDSESPSISAEERDHRELEEDSLTNVHEQLDDREPEDVVIEEPSPDTEAQQQLMAESGERPTMDEDEMDEDEMDEDEDEDESRQPSPSPAPRKAGRPRKSDTAVELPDLVPEESNIAEMALREKIVVEEDAVVDEVVEAVMEEAVADDAEINGAEEAPAARRRGRPRKSEIPELTPASSTKRGPGRPPKLAAPEATGESTPATGKRGRPRKSEAEDHSQVHTKVIDMPAEEAPATRPATGKRGRPRKSEVEDRLQVHAEESEKPAEETPTATVTAGKRGRPRRNTLVDVIQAPADASQPPVVETSASTPSLSKRGRPRKSDAVDTASNSTDEQPLTATEATNSTPAPGRRGRPRKSEVQNLGDEYVPSATETAVSTPAQGKRGRPPKSDTTQVLTREAQPSIVKTPTVTPATGKRGRPRKSDVVSAIAPETRAVPELQAESGISTTADITPSITETMGRNKPIGQDEALEEQHTPLFAAPAQKRGRGRPPKSGVLVKTATDLDTTAIVEEAEPQGSNSEHMEVPVEGMALDENVATKPVPDIWDVELTPAKKRGRPKSLAMDKPLPMISAPIIASAKKRGRPPKAPTAEEQVETLEEPFQPEAEETEERMAKRRRTDADVVMEGSIEDLIQDLLEDPMEDPMEEAMEDPLEESQPEAREERPASVRRRRVSFAADTKVPKSLIPIKFMRRNSDSTGLKAGFFSNTQRIPRLGGRTDSSKENAGAEVPFKSTATQQTELFLSRLPRPTVEGVFDGKKFGKRPKTYGKRLKK; from the exons ATGACGAGGGGCGACAGCATCCCCCGCTACACTCACACGATGGACTTCAACCCCCTGGATGAGCAGTCACCTCTCGCGGACTTTTGGCAGATGAATGACGGGCTGGACAGCGAGGATGCGGCCGTCATTGCGAGTCTGGCCACGCAGGCACTGCAATCGAAAATGGGCTATGAATACGAGGATAGCCTGGGAGTGAATGAGCCAGCCGAGGTGGCAAATTACACTGAGAGCCGCTCTTCGCCTCAGTCTCAGTACTCAGCCATCGTCCAAGAAGAGCCGGCCGAGTCGTTTCGAGGGCTCATGGAAGATCACGACCGCGGCGCACAGTTTTCGGGAGCAGACGTCACAAACGACTATGACCTGGAACCATCAGCTAGAGGCCGCATCTCAGACACCGTGGCTGGATTCGAGGAGCAAGCGTTTATGAGGGATTCCAACTTGCATGATCCCATCTACTCTTTACTGAATGTGTCCGCAGCGCTGGATGAACCGAGAGGCACCATGACGGCAAGCCAGGTTGTGAATGAAGTACTGCGCAACAATGAGCTGGCGGAGGCGCAACGCCAAATGGATTTGAATATGCAGACGCTTCACTCGCAGGCACAACTGACGCCACCCGACTCGGAATCTCCTTCCATCAGCGCAGAAGAACGCGATCACAGAGAGCTGGAGGAAGATTCCTTGACCAATGTCCATGAACAGCTTGACGACCGCGAACCCGAGGATGTTGTTATTGAAGAGCCTTCACCGGATACTGAGGCACAGCAACAGCTCATGGCGGAATCTGGAGAGCGACCTAcgatggatgaggatgagatggatgaggatgagatggatgaggacgaggatgaggatgaaagCAGACAGCCGTCCCCATCTCCTGCTCCGAGAAAAGCTGGGCGTCCACGGAAAAGCGATACAGCAGTAGAGCTGCCAGATCTGGTACCGGAGGAATCTAATATTGCTGAGATGGCTCTGCGCGAAAAGATTGTcgttgaagaagatgcggTGGTGGATGAAGTAGTGGAGGCGGTGATGGAAGAGGCggtggctgatgatgctgagatAAACGGAGCTGAAGAGGCTCCCGCTGCTAGAAGGCGTGGCCGGCCGCGCAAGAGCGAGATCCCAGAGCTGacgccagcatcatcaacgaAGCGAGGACCAGGTCGACCGCCAAAGTTGGCAGCTCCCGAGGCGACTGGTGAGTCGACGCCTGCTACAGGCAAACGAG GCCGGCCCCGGAAAAGTGAAGCAGAAGATCATTCACAAGTGCACACCAAAGTCATCGATATGCCCGCAGAAGAAGCACCAGCTACGAGACCTGCCACAGGCAAACGAGGCCGGCCTCGCAAGAGCGAAGTGGAAGACAGATTACAAGTACACGCCGAGGAATCCGAGAAACCCGCAGAAGAGACTCCAACTGCAACAGTAACTGCTGGCAAGAGAGGACGGCCTCGACGGAACACTCTGGTAGACGTAATCCAGGCGCCAGCTGACGCATCTCAGCCACCTGTAGTTGAAACATCAGCTTCAACCCCATCTCTGAGCAAAAGAGGACGACCCCGGAAGAGCGACGCAGTCGATACAGCATCCAATTCCACTGATGAGCAGCCATTGACCGCCACCGAGGCAACAAACTCAACGCCAGCCCCGGGCAGAAGAGGGCGGCCGCGAAAGAGCGAAGTGCAAAATCTTGGCGACGAATATGTACCATCGGCTACCGAAACAGCAGTGTCAACACCAGCTCAGGGTAAAAGAGGACGTCCGCCAAAAAGTGACACGACCCAGGTGCTCACGAGAGAAGCTCAGCCATCCATTGTCAAAACACCAACCGTAACGCCAGCTACGGGCAAAAGAGGACGGCCACGAAAAAGCGACGTAGTATCGGCGATTGCTCCCGAAACGCGTGCTGTGCCAGAATTGCAAGCAGAATCTGGAATATCAACCACTGCAGATATCACACCATCTATCACGGAAACTATGGGGCGAAATAAACCTATtggacaagatgaagcattGGAAGAACAACATACCCCTCTATTCGCAGCACCTGCCCAGAAACGAGGCAGAGGTAGACCACCTAAGAGCGGAGTTTTGGTTAAGACAGCTACGGACCTAGACACAACTGCGATTGTCGAGGAGGCTGAGCCACAGGGCTCGAATTCTGAGCATATGGAAGTCCCAGTAGAGGGCATGGCTCTGGATGAGAACGTGGCGACTAAACCAGTCCCAGATATCTGGGATGTAGAACTGACACCTGCAAAGAAACGGGGCAGGCCAAAATCTTTAGCCATGGATAAGCCTTTGCCTATGATTTCTGCGCCTATTATAGCTTCAGCGAAGAAACGTGGTAGACCACCAAAAGCACCAACCGCCGAGGAGCAGGTTGAGACGCTTGAAGAGCCTTTTCAGCCGGAAGCTGAGGAGACGGAAGAGCGCATGGCTAAACGAAGGCGTACAGATGCTGACGTTGTCATGGAAGGCTCTATAGAAGATCTCATACAAGACCTCTTGGAAGACCCTATGGAAGACCCCATGGAAGAAGCAATGGAAGACCCCCTGGAAGAATCCCAACCAGAGGCTCGAGAAGAACGGCCGGCAAGCGTGAGAAGGCGGAGAGTATCGTTTGCAGCGGATACCAAAGTACCAAAGTCGCTCATTCCAATCAAGTTCATGCGACGCAACTCTGATTCCACAGGACTAAAGGCGGGTTTTTTCTCCAATACCCAACGGATCCCCCGACTTGGCGGACGAACGGACAGCTCAAAGGAGAATGCAGGTGCTGAAGTGCCTTTTAAAAGCACGGCGACGCAGCAGACCGAGCTATTTCTGTCTAGGCTGCCAAGACCCACGGTCGAAGGCGTTTTTGACGGAAAGAAATTTGGAAAGAGGCCCAAGACGTACGGTAAACGGCTTAAGAAGTGA
- a CDS encoding uncharacterized protein (EggNog:ENOG41~MEROPS:MER0026262~SECRETED:SignalP(1-21)): MMPVILPLLISLAALGSTALAKTDQKLLGPSFAPPSNILSVIQEAVLDVINALNNATRTGESIFGSFNSSTTSFSLTAISQLDSSPILDFHHTSGSLNISAGSTLQITSDTVYRIGSVSKLFTVYALLLNNGTRHWNHPVTDFIPELKHAAQHAPNDSTIIDWIQWDQVTVGALASQLSGIGRDYASGDLAVQNFPWTELGLPVLPPQDIPFCGINDNQQPCARNGFIHRHPVFPPHGTALYSNAAYRILAYVIEAITGKSYEQVLQKDVFEPLGLKHSSSVPPVSSGAGVIPNGDSGWSRPYGDEVATGGLLSSTKDLVEFGRAIFGNKQLSSMETLRWMKPGSLTSSTTLFVGAPWEIVRTRSSIKTGSLVDLYTKSGSVGAYQSLLVLIPDYQVTMAVLAAGPDAAAALHIATETAIQTLLPALASAAKEESCSKFCGEYAPAGASRDSSLVISTDDGPGLLLKEWTHQGHDLIAAGQAYSNATRGGEIKSLRLLPTGLRSGNRASYRAIVNISPYQYSPSVDYVFDPQASLWGTPDQLMYGGIAMDDFVFHLDGRGCSAAIEPRVLRVAYQRL, translated from the exons ATGATGCCAGTCATTCTACCGCTGCTCATCTCCCTGGCAGCGCTGGGGTCCACTGCACTCGCAAAAACTGACCAGAAACTGCTTGGACCATCTTTCGCACCTCCGTCCAACATTCTTTCAGTGATTCAAGAAGCAGTGCTGGACGTTATAAACGCGCTGAACAACGCCACCCGCACCGGAGAAAGcatctttggcagcttcaacagcagcacaacgtccttttccttgacAGCCATTTCACAGCTCGACTCATCGCCAATCCTCGACTTTCATCACACTTCCGGCTCATTAAACATTTCTGCTGGGAGCACATTGCAAATCACAAGCGATACAGTCTATCGAATTGGCAGCGTGTCAAAGCTCTTTACAGTTTACGCCCTCCTTCTGAACAATGGAACTCGTCACTGGAATCATCCTGTTACGGATTTTATTCCAGAGCTGAAACATGCCGCTCAACATGCTCCAAACGATTCAACGATTATCGACTGGATTCAATGGGATCAAGTCACGGTTGGCGCTCTTGCGTCGCAACTTTCTGGGATAGGAAGAGATT ACGCCTCAGGCGATTTGGCTGTTCAAAATTTCCCCTGGACAGAGCTCGGGCTGCCTGTTCTCCCTCCTCAAGACATTCCTTTCTGTGGCATCAATGATAATCAGCAACCTTGTGCTAGAAATG GTTTCATCCACAGGCACCCCGTTTTCCCGCCTCATGGCACAGCTCTGTACTCCAACGCAGCTTATAGGATTCTCGCGTACGTGATCGAAGCCATCACAGGAAAGTCATACGAACAAGTACTCCAGAAAGATGTTTTTGAACCTTTGGGCTTGAAGCACTCGAGCTCAGTGCCACCGGTTAGCAGCGGTGCTGGGGTAATCCCCAATGGAGATTCAGGATGGAGTCGCCCGTATGGCGATGAGGTTGC TACGGGCGGTTTGCTTTCTTCGACAAAAGATTTAGTCGAGTTCGGACgagccatctttggcaataAGCAGCTTTCTTCGATGGAGACTTTGCGCTGGATGAAGCCGGGCTCACTCACGTCTTCGACAACCCTTTTCGTAGGCGCGCCGTGGGAGATTGTACGAacccgcagcagcatcaagaccgGCAGCCTCGTCGATCTCTACACCAAGTCTGGCAGCGTTGGAGCCTACCAGTCTCTGCTGGTTCTCATACCCGATTACCAGGTTACAATGGCcgtcctggctgctggccccgacgccgccgcagcattgCATATTGCCACCGAGACTGCTATTCAGACACTTCTCCCTGCGCTagccagcgctgccaaagaagagTCTTGTAGCAAGTTCTGCGGAGAGTACGCCCCGGCAGGTGCCTCAAGGGATTCGTCGCTTGTCATCTCCACCGACGACGGACCTGGCCTGTTGCTTAAAGAGTGGACTCACCAGGGCCATGATCTGATCGCCGCCGGACAAGCTTATTCAAACGCTACGCGCGGTGGCGAAATCAAATCCTTGAGACTGTTGCCCACGGGCCTACGAAGCGGAAACCGGGCATCGTACCGCGCGATAGTCAACATCAGTCCATACCAATACAGCCCATCGGTTGATTACGTCTTTGACCCGCAAGCTAGTCTCTGGGGAACACCGGACCAGCTAATGTACGGTGGAATTGCCATGGACGACTTTGTGTTTCATTTGGATGGCAGGGGATGCTCAGCCGCAATCGAGCCGCGCGTGTTGAGAGTGGCATATCAGAGGCTGTAG
- a CDS encoding uncharacterized protein (EggNog:ENOG41), giving the protein MSKTEGATYTHGHHASVLRSHTWRTAANSAAYLLPPSQAILQSPRRRLRPRHNHRRPGRKLLVPGPHHGPGKRRRRPRPGPRARQGKGRRQRRLCRGRCQRSPVPG; this is encoded by the coding sequence ATGTCCAAAACCGAGGGCGCCACTTACACCCACGGCCACCACGCCTCCGTCCTGCGCTCCCACACCTGGCGCACCGCCGCAAACTCCGCCGCCTATCTTCTCCCCCCATCTCAAGCCATCCTTCAAAGTCCTCGACGTCGGCTGCGGCCCCGGCACAATCACCGTCGACCTGGCCGCAAACTACTTGTCCCAGGGCCACATCACGGGCCTGGAaaacgccgccgccgtcctcGTCCAGGCCCGCGAGCTCGCCAAGGAAAAGGGCGTCGCCAACGCCGACTTTGTCGAGGGCGATGCCAACGCTCTCCAGTTCCCGGATGA
- a CDS encoding uncharacterized protein (EggNog:ENOG41) — translation MRRVAKTGGIVAARESDFGGFIWHPAVDGMDDWLAFYSANARSNGGEPNAGRMIHAWAREAGFAPSAVTSGSSTWCYSTKDEVAWWSGLWAERTVASSFAKTAIENGTGTQERLDKAAAAWRSWGREEEAWFSVPHGEIICRK, via the coding sequence ATGCGCCGCGTGGCCAAGACgggcggcatcgtcgccgcgCGCGAGTCcgactttggcggcttcatctGGCACCCCGCCGTCGACGGAATGGACGACTGGCTGGCCTTTTACTCGGCCAACGCGCGGTCCAACGGCGGCGAGCCCAACGCCGGCCGCATGATCCACGCCTGGGCCAGGGAGGCGGGCTTTGCGCCGAGCGCCGTGACGAGCGGCTCCAGCACGTGGTGCTACAGCACAAAGGACGAGGTTGCGTGGTGGAGCGGCCTCTGGGCCGAGAGGACCGTGGCGTCGTCGTTTGCCAAGACGGCGATTGAGAACGGCACGGGCACGCAGGAGAGGCTGGacaaggcggcggcggcgtggagGAGCTGGGGCCGTGAGGAGGAGGCGTGGTTTTCAGTGCCTCATGGCGAGATTATCTGCCGCAAGTAG
- a CDS encoding uncharacterized protein (TransMembrane:1 (o962-980i)) — translation MGYTQRLKTKLRGQNGHDVPEPGTNKAANEPPQRREGQRETNAVNGLNLVEIPKPKGLPVIGILHKIDFEYPLASLIDIIEPLGPICQFSIGGELFIFVVSAELVTELCDESRFHKVVAAELDKLRYLVHDGLFTARNDERNWAIAHRILMPVFGTIKIRDMFPEMKDLAQQMCLKWARYGEEYVIDVTSDFTRLALDTIALCSMGYRFNSFHNGVVLHPFVHSMVRILKESSTQASLPHFINSLRKRSQHRFEKDTAYMRGLCRKIIQERKQQKGSDFHDLLGALLEGRDPNTGEGLDDDSIIDNMITFLIAGHETTAGLLSFTFYYLLKNPRAMEKARREVDETTGGEPITVQHLSKLPYLNAALKETLRLQPTAPGFMLGSAKDEVIGGKYLIPANVSVTVILSLLHQEKGVYGEDAAEFKPERMLDESFNKLPPNSWKPFGNGMRGCIGRAFATQEALLIIAMLLQNFVWEMADPAYELQIRETLTIKPENFKIKAKLRRGGNATDFQSELQSLGTQAKGVRSDSAVSMSSAHTDKGDKKPLTILYGSNSGTCEALAYRLASDAALHGFYARKIAPMNAACNDLPKSEPVIILAASYDGSPSDNAVEFFEWLDKAEPESLKGVSYTVFGCGHRDWVATFQRIPILIDDLLEKAGAERFADRGLADAAVMDLFVELEKWTTDVVWPAILQTEGGRDDDGETRLINSLLKLEVSQPRQLRQYSQLVQATVTESRSLTTEAAIGQKMHLGMKLPPGVSYHPGDHLLVLPVNPPRDVKRVLSRFRLAWDTVVRASGDQYAHIPVETSMTAHELLSSYFELSQPATPRDIRVLAAAATEQKTKHLLSNLATASYAEGIHENRVSLLDLLEEFTDIPLAFGTFIALLPSLRLRTYSISSSPSWEPNHASLTFSILDEPPTPPRSKSFLGVASNYLANLTPGDLIHVATRPVKNIFQMPTDASKVPIIMIAAGAGIAPFVGFIQDRASQQRNGTELAPAALFFGCRSSHDDLHHHELDYFEDSGVVQVFRAYSREEDAGSRPNTRKGYVQDSLLAEKQAFLRLWNAGAKIYVCGGVRMASGVKEAVMKLVYMAEQDAASKSFTPQEWFKRFEKTRYAAEIFA, via the exons ATGGGATATACTCAAAGACTCAAGACAAAACTGAGAGGTCAAAATGGACATGACGTACCAGAACCTGGCACTAACAAAGCAGCAAATGAACCCCCGCAGAGACGCGAGGGTCAACGCGAAACAAACGCTGTGAATGGATTGAACCTCGTCGAAATCCCAAAGCCCAAAG GCCTCCCAGTCATCGGAATTTTGCACAAAATCGACTTTGAATATCCGCTGGCCTCTCTGATTGACATTATCGAGCCGTTGGGACCGATATGCCAATTCTCAATCGGAGGCGAACTCTTCATATTCGTGGTAAGCGCAGAGCTTGTGACGGAACTTTGCGATGAGTCAAGATTCCACAAAGTGGTGGCAGCCGAACTGGACAAGCTGCGCTACCTTGTTCACGATGGGTTGTTTACTGCGAGGAACGATGAGCGCAATTGGGCAATCGCCCATCGGATCTTGATGCCCGTTTTCGGGACCATCAAGATTCGGGACATGTTTCCAGAGATGAAGGATCTTGCGCAGCAGATGTGTCTTAAATG GGCTCGCTACGGCGAAGAGTATGTCATTGACGTGACTTCAGACTTTACTCGTCTCGCCCTCGATACCATCGCCCTCTGTTCCATGGGGTACAGGTTCAACAGCTTTCACAATGGAGTGGTGCTGCACCCGTTTGTCCACAGCATGGTGAGGATATTGAAAGAGTCCAGCACCCAGGCGTCTTTACCGCATTTCATCAATTCCCTCCGAAAGAGATCGCAGCACCGATTCGAGAAAGACACAGCCTACATGAGAGGACTATGTCGAAAGATCATACAGGAaagaaagcagcagaaggGGTCGGATTTCCACGATCTTCTGGGAGCGCTGCTAGAGGGCCGCGATCCCAACACTGGCGAGGGATTGGATGACGACTCCATCATTGACAATATGATTACATTTCTCATCGCCGGCCATGAAACCACAGCGGGGCTTCTGTCATTCACCTTCTACTACTTATTGAAAAATCCTCGGGCGATGGAAAAGGCACGTCGGGAAGTCGACGAGACAACTGGAGGCGAGCCAATTACCGTACAGCATCTTTCCAAACTGCCATATCTCAACGCGGCTCTTAAAGAGACTCTGCGTCTTCAGCCTACAGCTCCTGGATTCATGTTGGGCTCGGCCAAAGACGAGGTGATTGGCGGCAAGTATTTGATCCCGGCGAATGTCTCCGTCACGGTCATACTGTCCCTGCTGCATCAAGAGAAGGGCGTCTAcggcgaagatgccgccgAGTTTAAGCCGGAAAGAATGCTAGATGAAAGCTTCAACAAGCTGCCGCCCAATTCATGGAAGCCATTTGGCAACGGGATGAGAGGATGCATTGGGAGGGCATTTGCAACTCAGGAAGCGCTTCTAATCATTGCCATGCTTCTCCAGAATTTCGTATGGGAGATGGCAGACCCGGCGTACGAGCTCCAGATCAGAGAGACATTGACGATTAAGCCAGAAAATTTCAAAATCAAGGCGAAACTCCGGCGTGGTGGAAACGCAACAGATTTTCAGTCTGAGCTGCAGTCATTGGGCACACAAGCAAAAGGCGTCAGGTCGGACTCTGCCGTGTCAATGTCTTCGGCACACACTGACAAGGGAGATAAAAAGCCATTGACGATTCTCTACGGATCAAACAGTGGAACTTGTGAGGCCTTGGCGTACAGACTGGCATCAGACGCTGCGCTTCATGGATTCTACGCAAGAAAGATTGCGCCAATGAACGCAGCCTGCAATGACCTCCCGAAATCTGAGCCTGTCATCATTCTTGCCGCTTCTTATGATGGCTCGCCGTCAGATAACGCTGTCGAGTTTTTCGAATGGCTAGACAAGGCTGAGCCAGAATCCTTGAAGGGGGTTTCGTACACAGTTTTTGGCTGTGGACATCGCGACTGGGTGGCAACTTTCCAGCGGATTCCCATCCTGATTGATGATCTCCTCGAAAAGGCCGGAGCGGAACGATTCGCTGATAGGGGCCTCGCGGACGCAGCAGTGATGGATCTCTTTGTAGAGCTGGAGAAATGGACCACTGATGTCGTTTGGCCGGCAATTTTGCAGACTGAGGGGGGGAGAGACGATGATGGGGAAACGCGACTGATCAATTCGCTACTCAAGCTTGAAGTCTCTCAGCCGCGACAACTGAGGCAGTATTCCCAGTTAGTGCAGGCAACGGTGACAGAGTCGCGGAGCTTGACGACGGAAGCTGCCATTGGGCAGAAGATGCACTTGGGTATGAAGCTGCCTCCAGGAGTATCATATCATCCCGGCGACCACCTTCTTGTTCTGCCTGTAAACCCTCCGAGAGACGTCAAGAGGGTTTTGTCGCGTTTTCGCTTGGCTTGGGATACTGTTGTGCGAGCTTCGGGTGATCAATACGCTCATATACCGGTTGAAACGTCGATGACGGCGCATGAGCTGCTGAGCTCATACTTTGAGCTGTCCCAACCAGCAACACCAAGA GATATTCGAGtccttgcagcagctgctacTGAACAGAAGACGAAGCACCTCTTGAGCAATTTAGCTACGGCGTCCTACGCAGAGGGCATTCACGAGAACAGAGTTTCGCTGCTTGACTTGCTGGAGGAATTCACAGATATCCCTCTCGCATTTGGAACCTTTATCGCCCTTTTGCCATCTCTGCGCCTACGTACCTActccatctcatcctcgCCGTCTTGGGAGCCGAATCACGCCAGCTTGACGTTTTCGATACTAGACGAGCCGCCTACTCCGCCGAGATCGAAGAGTTTTCTCGGTGTGGCTTCCAATTATCTTGCCAATTTAACTCCGGGGGATTTGATCCATGTGGCAACTCGTCCAGTCAAAAACATCTTCCAAATGCCTACCGATGCTTCCAAAGTGCCAATCATCATGATCGCCGCAGGGGCAGGCATTGCACCATTCGTGGGATTCATCCAAGACCGAGCTTCTCAGCAACGGAATGGAACCGAGCTCGCGCCCGCCGCGCTCTTTTTCGGATGCCGATCATCGCATGACGATTTGCACCACCATGAGCTCGACTATTTTGAGGATTCCGGCGTCGTTCAAGTGTTCCGCGCCtacagcagagaagaagacgccggCTCCAGGCCCAACACTAGGAAGGGATACGTCCAGGACAGTTTGCTGGCGGAAAAGCAGGCGTTTCTGCGGCTTTGGAATGCCGGCGCAAAGATTTACGTGTGTGGAGGAGTGAGGATGGCGTCGGGAGTGAAGGAGGCGGTGATGAAATTGGTGTACATGGCGGAGCAGGATGCGGCGTCGAAGAGTTTTACGCCGCAGGAGTGGTTTAAGCGGTTTGAGAAGACGCGCTATGCTGCAGAGATTTTTGCTTGA
- a CDS encoding uncharacterized protein (EggNog:ENOG41), whose amino-acid sequence MISVPGRRAIRLPGHRTASLSSTSSISLLRTSSLASPTSPSCLFAMANTTRKHHSRRSIHSSERRTSTVADLPGTLPPIPPQDVAASNRAPLSVLPLSMILRSLATTVVSSSPILLPPSLRIMVALAHAKNPVLNPDKNPLLRFFLKKSFYAQFCAGENAAEVRATVSRLKDIGFTGVILGYAKEVVLESGDAKDMAKANLGEETARDIEKEINPWRDGTLETVRLAEPGDFVALKFTGAGSLALHQLKNRLAPSQHLGESIDAICELARDRGVRLLFDAEQDMLQDGIDDWTMKFARKYNDSPETATIYGTYQAYKKNCPAVVSRHLADAQREGFTLGVKLVRGAYLGSDPRQCFHDTKEDTDDCYNSIAASILARQWSVTVQGQGEFPNAHIVLATHNVESVRRARAICDAGGAKSDIAFAQLQGMADEVSCELVEASQSAQKENANARPLPVYKYLVWGTTGECMKYLLRRAQENKDAVQRTKNGRDAMWGELVRRCKSVVGMA is encoded by the exons ATGATCTCCGTGCCAGGTCGACGGGCGATTCGCCTGCCCGGCCACCGGAccgcctccctctcctccacctcGTCCATCTCCCTGCTCAGAACCTCATCGCTGGCATCACCGACATCACCATCGTGCCTCTTCGCCATGGCAAACACCACAAGAAAGCACCACTCACGGCGCAGCATCCACTCGTCTGAGCGACGCACCTCGACCGTCGCAGATCTCCCAGGGACGCTGCCTCCCATCCCGCCGCAGGACGTGGCCGCCTCCAACCGCGCGCCGCTCTCCGTCCTACCGCTCAGCATGATCCTCCGCTCGCTGGCAACGACCGTCGTCTCGTCTTCGCCCATCCTGCTGCCTCCGTCGCTGCGCATCATGGTGGCGCTCGCCCACGCCAAGAACCCCGTGCTGAATCCGGACAAGAACCCCCTCCTGCGATTCTTTTTGAAAAAGTCCTTTTACGCCCAATTCTGCGCTGGCGAGAATGCTGCCGAGGTGCGGGCTACCGTCAGCCGGCTCAAGGACATTGGCTTCACGGGTGTCATTCTGGGCTACGCCAAGGAGGTCGTCTTGGAAAGCGGCGACGCCAAGGACATGGCCAAGGCAAACTTGGGCGAGGAGACGGCAAGGGACATCGAAAAGGAGATTAACCCCTGGAGAGATGGAACTCTGGAGACGGTTCGTCTAGCAGAGCCCGGTGACTTTGTTGCCCTCAA ATTTACTGGCGCTGGCAGCCTGGCTCTCCATCAGCTCAAGAACCGACTCGCGCCTTCTCAGCATCTGGGCGAGTCCATTGACGCCATCTGCGAGCTCGCCCGTGACCGTGGCGTGCGCCTCCTTTTCGACGCCGAGCAAGACATGCTGCAGGATGGAATCGACGACTGGACCATGAAGTTTGCCCGCAAGTACAACGACTCGCCAGAAACCGCCACCATCTACGGCACGTACCAGGCGTACAAGAAGAACTGCCCCGCCGTGGTATCACGGCATCTGGCCGATGCGCAGAGGGAAGGCTTTACTCTCGGCGTGAAGCTGGTGCGTGGCGCATACCTGGGCTCGGATCCGCGACAGTGCTTCCACGACACCAAGGAGGATACGGATGACTGCTACAACAGCATCGCGGCGAGCATTCTCGCCAGGCAGTGGTCCGTCACCGTCCAGGGACAAGGCGAGTTCCCCAACGCGCACATCGTCCTGGCCACTCACAACGTCGAATCCGTGCGACGCGCCAGGGCCATCTGCGATGCCGGCGGCGCAAAGTCGGACATTGCCTTTGCCCAGCTCCAGGGCATGGCCGACGAGGTGAGCTGCGAACTGGTCGAGGCCAGCCAGTCGGCCCAAAAGGAAAACGCAAACGCCCGGCCGCTGCCCGTGTACAAGTATCTCGTCTGGGGCACTACCGGCGAGTGCATGAAGTATCTGCTACGCCGCGCTCAGGAGAACAAGGACGCCGTTCAGCGCACCAAGAACGGAAGAGATGCCATGTGGGGAGAGTTGGTCAGGCGATGCAAGAGCGTTGTTGGTATGGCGTGA
- a CDS encoding uncharacterized protein (BUSCO:EOG092D4AE2): protein MSLETVALEHVPSSYKIHLALFRNVRNSGFLHQQLLARNTDFEYAFIDASTIVSRRHLLSAIFKAVNSSANGALKTPNVHSETVVSLSASNNISDAYRRFGVSPSTTDLFVVKITFPSDSTPVPASADAIYKHLKDNVEGDIVPPTDESISSIADVKTVRKNYKLNGLAWLDAVKDEVVKREEIEKLVLSGMALRGL from the exons ATGTCTCTCGAAACAGTCGCACTCGAGCACGTGCCGTCGTCCTACAAAATCCACCTCGCGCTTTTCCGCAACGTCCGCAACTCGGGCTTCCTgcaccagcagctgctcgcgCGCAATACCGACTTCGAATATGCCTTTATCGACGCTTCGACG ATTGTCTCGCGCCGTCACCTACTCTCGGCGATATTCAAGGCAGTAAACAGTTCAGCCAATGGCGCGCTCAAGACGCCCAATGTGCATTCAGAGACAGTCGTGTCATTGAGTGCTTCCAACAAC ATTTCCGACGCATATCGACGCTTTGGAGTCTCCCCGTCCACCACCGACCTCTTCGTCGTCAAGATTACCTTTCCGAGCGACAGCACTCCCGTCCCAGCATCGGCAGACGCTATTTACAAACACTTGAAGGATAACGTTGAAGGAGACATTGTGCCTCCGACCGATGAGAGCATCTCAAGCATTGCAGACGTCAAGACTGTTCGCAAAAACTACAAGCTGAATGGTTTAGCCTGGCTAGACGCTGTCAAGGACGAGGTGGTTAAGcgcgaggagattgagaagctggtccTCAGTGGCATGGCTCTGCGGGGTCTATGA